In Luteolibacter sp. Y139, the following proteins share a genomic window:
- a CDS encoding beta strand repeat-containing protein — protein sequence MKSHFSLALGLSISGLTFPIAQAADGTWTNTATGGLWSDSANWSSTTIADGSGSTANFSTIDLTADNTVQLDSARTIGNLTFGDTATATAGSWTLANNGNAANILTLGVASGSPVITVNTLGTNKLATITAELSGSQGFTKAGAGELALSGTNTYSGSTIVNAGTLRLIGAAGTGGTILNSTGITVAAGATFAITNDLTNGNSTNRIADTASITLSGGTFTFNPSTAGSTVFSETVGQLNISSGANRITGTSATGSGSSSTLTFASLNRTPGATVNFANATGAASNKILFTTAPTLDAGNLIGGYALAGSADFATYGANGIAIATSSGGAETGWTTTQNVKFTLAAAGATTLTGNRDINSLSYAQSGSSTSTSLNLGGFALRVRSGGVLVSGGTSSATILNGSLTAGYADDTAGELVLMSSQASSRFLTVSANIVDNGSGVVSVVLNGNANGNGGQVALSGINTYTGTTTIAGNAALGSSTAINNSRALTIAAGATMQLGGFTATVDGLSGSGAFSTNNASGSGTFNSALSLGNNNGSATFNGTFNVSSSTRDLDIIKNGTGTQIMAGTDNRDINTTTSVSTTTINGGTYQAAKQVSLYNNVSARWNATNLIINNGGTLALNVGGTGEFTSANVDTIKALGTATGGFQSGSKLGLDTTNATGGNFTYASAIANTNSGANSVGLTKLGTGTLTLTANSTYTGATIVSAGTLLVNGSLGASAVTANGGTFGGTGTVGSNVTINAATYAAGASAGSLEIAGDLGLSASSSTAIELGGVAFTLNGTEEYDRTKLTGATSALNLGGGTLGVSLISGFTLTAGQAFGIFQLENTATRTGTFAGLGSDGSLVGTFGGVNLFITYSGNFSDTGTIDLSGGNDIVLYTVPEPAAAGIGAIGLLLILRRRRMK from the coding sequence ATGAAATCCCATTTCTCCCTCGCCCTCGGCCTCTCCATCTCCGGGCTCACCTTCCCCATCGCCCAAGCCGCCGACGGCACCTGGACGAACACCGCCACCGGCGGCCTCTGGAGCGATAGCGCGAACTGGAGCAGCACCACCATCGCCGACGGCTCCGGCTCCACCGCCAACTTCAGCACCATCGATCTCACCGCCGACAATACCGTCCAACTCGACTCGGCCCGCACCATCGGCAACCTCACCTTCGGCGATACCGCCACCGCTACCGCAGGCAGCTGGACCCTCGCGAACAACGGCAACGCCGCCAACATCCTCACCCTCGGCGTCGCCAGCGGCTCACCGGTCATCACGGTCAATACCCTCGGCACCAACAAGCTCGCCACCATCACCGCCGAACTCTCAGGCTCCCAAGGCTTCACCAAAGCCGGCGCAGGCGAACTCGCCCTCAGCGGCACCAATACCTACTCCGGCAGCACCATCGTCAATGCCGGCACACTCCGCTTGATCGGCGCCGCGGGCACCGGTGGCACCATCCTCAATTCCACCGGCATCACCGTCGCCGCAGGTGCCACCTTCGCGATCACGAATGACCTCACCAACGGCAATTCCACCAACCGCATTGCCGACACCGCGTCCATCACGCTGAGCGGCGGCACCTTCACCTTCAATCCCAGCACCGCCGGCAGCACGGTCTTCTCCGAAACCGTCGGGCAACTCAACATCAGCTCCGGAGCCAACCGCATCACCGGCACTTCCGCCACCGGCAGCGGCAGCTCCTCCACGCTCACCTTCGCGTCCCTGAACCGCACTCCCGGGGCCACGGTGAACTTCGCCAATGCCACCGGCGCCGCGTCTAACAAGATCCTCTTCACTACCGCTCCCACCCTCGACGCTGGCAATCTCATCGGCGGCTACGCCCTCGCTGGCAGCGCCGACTTCGCCACCTACGGTGCCAATGGCATCGCCATCGCCACCTCGAGCGGCGGCGCGGAGACTGGCTGGACCACCACCCAGAACGTCAAGTTCACCCTCGCTGCTGCAGGAGCCACCACGCTCACCGGCAATCGCGACATCAATTCCTTGTCCTACGCTCAGAGCGGCAGCAGCACCAGCACCTCGCTGAATCTCGGCGGCTTCGCCCTGCGCGTCCGCAGCGGTGGCGTCCTCGTCAGCGGTGGCACTTCCAGCGCCACCATCTTGAATGGCTCCCTCACCGCCGGCTATGCCGACGATACTGCGGGCGAGCTCGTCCTCATGTCCTCGCAGGCAAGCAGCCGCTTCCTCACCGTTTCCGCAAACATCGTCGACAACGGCTCCGGCGTCGTCTCCGTGGTCCTCAATGGCAACGCGAACGGCAATGGCGGCCAGGTCGCACTCAGCGGCATCAACACCTACACCGGCACCACCACCATCGCCGGCAATGCGGCACTCGGCTCCTCCACCGCCATCAACAACTCCAGGGCCCTCACCATTGCCGCGGGCGCCACCATGCAGCTCGGAGGATTCACCGCCACTGTCGACGGCCTGTCAGGATCAGGAGCCTTCAGCACGAACAACGCGAGCGGCTCCGGCACCTTCAATAGCGCCCTGAGCCTCGGCAACAACAACGGCAGCGCCACCTTCAACGGCACCTTCAACGTCAGCAGCAGCACCCGCGACCTGGACATCATCAAGAACGGCACCGGCACCCAGATCATGGCCGGCACCGACAATCGCGACATCAACACCACCACCAGCGTCAGCACCACCACCATCAATGGCGGCACTTACCAGGCCGCCAAGCAGGTCTCGCTCTACAACAACGTCAGCGCCCGCTGGAACGCCACCAACCTCATCATCAACAACGGCGGCACCCTCGCTTTGAACGTCGGCGGCACCGGCGAATTCACCAGTGCCAACGTCGACACCATCAAGGCACTCGGCACCGCCACCGGCGGCTTCCAGAGCGGCTCGAAGCTCGGCCTAGACACCACCAATGCCACCGGCGGCAATTTCACCTACGCCAGCGCCATCGCGAATACTAACAGCGGCGCGAATAGCGTGGGCCTCACCAAGCTCGGCACCGGCACCCTCACCCTGACAGCCAATAGCACCTACACCGGTGCCACCATCGTTTCCGCCGGCACGCTGCTCGTGAATGGCTCACTCGGTGCCTCTGCCGTCACAGCGAATGGCGGCACCTTCGGCGGCACCGGCACCGTCGGCAGCAATGTCACCATCAATGCCGCCACCTACGCCGCAGGCGCCAGCGCGGGCTCCCTGGAAATCGCCGGCGATCTCGGACTCAGCGCAAGCTCCAGCACCGCCATCGAACTCGGCGGCGTCGCCTTCACGCTGAATGGCACCGAGGAATACGACCGCACCAAGCTCACCGGCGCCACCTCCGCGCTCAATCTCGGCGGCGGCACCCTCGGCGTCTCGCTCATCAGTGGCTTCACCCTCACCGCGGGCCAGGCCTTCGGCATCTTCCAGCTTGAGAATACCGCCACCCGCACCGGCACCTTCGCCGGCCTCGGTAGCGATGGCTCGCTCGTCGGCACCTTCGGCGGCGTCAATCTCTTCATCACCTACTCCGGCAATTTCAGCGACACCGGCACCATCGACCTCAGCGGCGGCAATGACATCGTCCTCTACACCGTCCCCGAGCCCGCCGCCGCTGGCATCGGCGCCATCGGCCTGCTCCTCATCCTGCGCCGCCGCCGGATGAAGTGA
- a CDS encoding autotransporter-associated beta strand repeat-containing protein, whose amino-acid sequence MFKPSLSFLAAGILPAAAIPAFPGAEGYGANANGGRGGDVYHVTNLNASGAGSFAEAIGTVPAAGRTIVFDVSGYIRLPSGSDGTRLTSSKVTIAGQTAPGDGIGFYNNFFRISGDDIIVRHVRFRHGYYGSGGDCIDLDSGCLNAVLDHVSMQFSTDENMSSFGSPPENLTLQYSLNAWGLESHSCGGLWDQNHATSHHNLWAHNHTRNPKARPGGLLEWVNNVTYDWDIGFIMGDSQSNQNWKSNVINNYFIGPPGNTHSKALVKGTVGDNGKPNFTVFLGGNLSDTDGDGLLNGTDKGYGIVEGTSYAPGTTGLTPGALGYYQSSTAIAGSTAGVSTDAPLLAYKKIVSNAGALRLDANYPGSIRDEVDTILIGKLTTQTPFHVHKESDTGASNAGFGVLASTIAPVDTDLDGMPDYYESALGWAPAVQDHNTGLPNSGGVLTGTTFMPAGTAAGYTRLEEYLHFLAIPHGTVAKNTASEPTSVQVDLKRFTSGFSASPVFTVSNIASGTIVQSGPGNSLVTFTPTVNFVGRARFDFTVTDASGLPWTQTFALLVTNAGLPRDLEWQGGLASNAWDSATNNWLRNGNPTAFQFGDRVAFDDSGSKTPSLNLTESVAPGTVDFDATGNYTIAGTGAITSTGALTKRGTGTLTISNTAANSFSNAILDAGTLSLGNETANASGLGTGPLTMNSGTLNLYNTGPGGSFTGTLPNPLIVNGEVAVNAGARCGFSGALSGAGTLNLFIPYIRTDWGGNPASFTGTLNVLTDADGGEFRINSGGTGNITNYGAARLRLPNNINAYYLPNPPSSGDKTQTIQIGELSTSGTGAGVILGGANGAADRSVHWKVGALNTDATFGGSIQNRTGPALFTKLGSGTLTLTGASTATGATTVSSGTLLIDGSLGNTTVTVASKTALGGSGSVAGPIIASADASISPGSGPTGATFTANGGLTLSGNNTLIYDMANTPAGANDRIAMNGTLAMTGALNFWFKLRQGPLQAGTYDLITGATNSTVTGVTLTHDLPTNSRQTFALGRSAAGSNPSKVWLTVTGNPAVLTWTGAANGTWDTVTPGNWTGASPDTFFNNDDVVLDDSATTRTVTLSGTVSPRTATITTTAGYNLTGTGSLGGNAALIKNGSGTLTLSNTGANTHTGGLILNAGEVALANDVANNNGVGSGTVTLNGGVLSMYDNDSTYSVFGAIFNVPAGATARLNADSRVDLYGFLSGAGTLNYYVPWVRTTMLCDWSAFTGTINVLTDASGGDLRMGTNYNFPGFPQASVALTDRVYAYYIGTLAQGAGTTIPIGALSGTALSTLQGGATGGRALTYRIGGKNTDTTFAGTISEQNTGTATTYVKTGTGTWTLSGSGAWNGGTTVEQGTLRLTGPFSSATAAQVMPGATLKIEGGSLATDATKIASGASCSGYGTLASDFVHDGTFDGRGYLTGTPGILTVQGSAFLGSTSLTRLRSGASSDLIAITGDLTLGGTVQVALAPGTAFGRYPLFTYGGTLSGSATLAGIPVGTTAHLSTTTAGQVTLVIDDTDEDGLPDSWEQANFGNLTQTANGDKDGDGTSNLAEYRLGLNPSSGTSSFKSTVSPNGRTITWPSANGIVFTVKRSLTLGEASWQTLGTVTGTAATTASFTDPTSFGKAFYKVEFTP is encoded by the coding sequence ATGTTCAAACCCAGCTTGTCTTTCCTCGCCGCAGGGATCCTTCCCGCGGCAGCCATCCCCGCCTTCCCCGGTGCCGAAGGCTACGGCGCGAATGCCAACGGCGGCCGCGGCGGCGACGTCTACCACGTCACCAACCTCAATGCCTCCGGTGCAGGCTCCTTCGCTGAAGCCATCGGCACCGTGCCCGCCGCCGGCCGCACCATCGTCTTCGATGTCAGCGGCTACATCCGCCTGCCTAGCGGCTCCGATGGCACCCGCCTCACCTCGTCAAAGGTCACCATCGCCGGCCAAACCGCACCGGGTGACGGCATCGGCTTCTACAACAACTTCTTCCGCATCTCCGGCGACGACATCATCGTCCGCCACGTCCGTTTCCGCCATGGCTACTACGGTTCCGGCGGCGATTGCATCGACCTCGACAGCGGCTGCCTGAATGCCGTCCTCGATCACGTCTCCATGCAGTTCAGCACGGACGAAAACATGTCCAGCTTCGGCAGCCCGCCAGAGAATCTCACCCTCCAGTATTCGCTGAATGCCTGGGGCCTTGAGAGCCACTCCTGCGGCGGCCTCTGGGATCAGAACCACGCCACCTCCCACCACAATCTCTGGGCCCACAATCACACCCGCAATCCCAAGGCCCGCCCCGGCGGCCTGCTCGAGTGGGTGAACAATGTCACCTACGATTGGGACATCGGCTTCATCATGGGCGACTCGCAGTCGAACCAGAACTGGAAGTCGAACGTCATCAACAACTACTTCATCGGCCCGCCCGGCAATACCCATTCGAAGGCGCTCGTGAAAGGCACCGTCGGCGACAACGGCAAGCCGAACTTCACCGTTTTCCTTGGCGGCAATCTCTCCGATACCGATGGCGATGGCCTCCTCAATGGCACCGACAAGGGCTACGGCATCGTCGAGGGCACCTCCTACGCCCCCGGCACCACCGGCCTCACGCCCGGTGCCCTCGGCTACTATCAATCTAGTACCGCCATCGCGGGATCGACCGCCGGCGTCTCCACGGACGCACCGCTGCTCGCCTACAAGAAGATCGTCTCGAATGCCGGTGCCCTCCGCCTCGATGCGAACTACCCCGGATCCATCCGCGACGAGGTAGACACCATCCTCATCGGCAAGCTCACCACCCAGACCCCTTTCCACGTTCACAAGGAAAGCGACACCGGCGCCAGCAATGCCGGCTTCGGAGTCCTCGCCTCCACCATCGCCCCCGTCGATACCGACCTCGATGGCATGCCGGACTACTACGAGTCCGCCCTCGGCTGGGCTCCCGCCGTGCAGGATCACAATACCGGCCTGCCGAATAGCGGCGGCGTCCTCACCGGCACCACCTTCATGCCCGCCGGCACCGCAGCCGGCTACACCCGTCTGGAGGAATACCTGCACTTCCTCGCCATTCCCCACGGCACCGTGGCGAAGAACACCGCCAGCGAGCCCACCAGCGTGCAGGTCGACCTGAAGCGCTTCACCTCCGGCTTCTCCGCCTCGCCCGTCTTCACCGTCTCTAACATTGCCAGCGGCACCATCGTCCAAAGCGGTCCCGGCAACTCCCTCGTCACCTTCACCCCCACCGTCAACTTCGTCGGCCGCGCCCGCTTCGACTTCACCGTCACCGATGCCTCCGGCCTGCCGTGGACGCAGACCTTCGCCCTGCTCGTGACCAATGCAGGCCTCCCACGCGACCTCGAATGGCAAGGCGGCCTCGCCTCGAACGCATGGGACAGCGCCACCAACAACTGGCTTCGCAATGGCAACCCCACCGCCTTCCAATTCGGCGACCGCGTCGCCTTCGATGACAGCGGCTCGAAAACACCGTCGCTCAATCTAACCGAATCCGTCGCGCCCGGCACCGTCGATTTCGATGCCACCGGCAACTACACCATCGCCGGCACCGGAGCCATCACCAGCACCGGTGCACTCACCAAGCGCGGCACCGGCACGCTGACGATTTCCAATACCGCCGCGAACTCCTTCTCGAATGCCATCCTCGACGCGGGCACCCTCTCGCTCGGCAATGAAACCGCGAACGCATCGGGCCTCGGCACCGGTCCGCTCACGATGAACAGCGGCACGCTGAATCTCTACAATACCGGCCCCGGCGGCAGCTTCACCGGCACCCTGCCAAATCCCCTCATCGTGAATGGCGAGGTCGCCGTGAATGCCGGTGCCCGCTGCGGCTTCTCCGGTGCGCTCTCCGGCGCAGGCACGCTGAATCTTTTCATCCCCTACATCCGCACCGACTGGGGCGGCAATCCCGCCTCCTTCACCGGCACCCTGAATGTCCTCACGGATGCCGATGGCGGTGAGTTCCGCATCAACAGCGGCGGCACCGGCAACATCACCAACTACGGCGCCGCCCGCCTCCGCCTGCCGAATAACATCAACGCCTACTACCTGCCGAATCCACCCAGCAGCGGCGACAAGACGCAGACCATCCAGATCGGCGAACTCTCCACCAGCGGCACCGGCGCGGGCGTCATCCTCGGCGGCGCGAATGGCGCGGCGGATCGCAGCGTCCATTGGAAGGTCGGCGCATTGAATACGGACGCCACCTTCGGCGGTTCCATCCAGAATCGCACCGGCCCCGCCCTCTTCACCAAGCTCGGCAGCGGCACCCTCACCCTCACCGGCGCCAGCACCGCCACCGGTGCCACCACCGTCAGCTCCGGCACCCTGCTCATCGATGGCAGCCTCGGAAATACGACGGTCACCGTAGCCAGCAAGACCGCGCTCGGCGGCAGCGGCAGCGTGGCCGGCCCCATCATCGCGAGCGCTGACGCGAGCATCTCTCCCGGCTCCGGGCCGACCGGAGCGACTTTCACGGCGAATGGCGGCCTCACCCTCAGTGGCAACAACACGCTCATTTACGACATGGCGAACACACCCGCCGGCGCGAATGACCGCATCGCCATGAATGGCACCCTCGCCATGACCGGCGCCCTGAACTTCTGGTTCAAGCTCCGCCAGGGCCCTCTCCAGGCCGGCACCTACGATCTCATCACCGGCGCGACCAATAGCACCGTCACAGGCGTCACCCTTACCCACGATCTGCCAACCAACTCCCGCCAGACCTTCGCCCTCGGCCGCAGCGCAGCGGGATCGAATCCCTCCAAGGTCTGGCTCACCGTCACCGGCAATCCCGCCGTCCTCACCTGGACCGGCGCCGCCAATGGCACCTGGGATACCGTCACCCCGGGCAATTGGACCGGAGCCTCGCCCGACACGTTCTTCAACAACGACGACGTGGTATTGGACGACTCCGCCACCACCCGCACCGTCACGCTCTCCGGCACCGTCTCGCCCCGCACCGCCACCATCACCACCACCGCCGGCTACAATCTCACCGGCACCGGATCGCTGGGTGGCAATGCCGCCCTCATCAAGAATGGCAGCGGCACCCTCACCCTCTCCAATACCGGCGCGAACACCCACACCGGCGGCCTCATCCTCAATGCCGGCGAAGTGGCACTGGCCAATGACGTCGCGAACAACAACGGAGTGGGCAGCGGCACCGTGACCCTCAATGGCGGCGTGCTCTCGATGTACGACAATGACAGTACTTACAGCGTTTTCGGCGCGATCTTCAACGTCCCCGCCGGAGCCACCGCGCGGCTCAATGCCGACTCGCGCGTCGACCTCTACGGCTTTCTCTCCGGCGCAGGCACCTTGAACTACTACGTCCCCTGGGTGCGCACCACCATGCTCTGCGATTGGTCCGCCTTCACCGGCACCATCAATGTGCTCACCGACGCCAGCGGCGGCGACCTCCGCATGGGGACCAACTACAATTTCCCCGGCTTCCCCCAGGCCAGCGTCGCGCTCACCGATAGGGTTTACGCCTACTACATCGGCACGCTCGCGCAAGGCGCCGGCACCACTATCCCCATCGGCGCTCTTTCCGGCACGGCCCTTTCCACGCTCCAGGGCGGAGCCACCGGCGGCCGCGCCCTGACCTACCGTATCGGCGGGAAGAACACCGACACCACCTTCGCCGGCACCATCTCCGAGCAAAACACCGGCACCGCCACCACCTACGTCAAAACCGGCACCGGCACCTGGACCCTCAGCGGCAGCGGCGCATGGAATGGCGGCACCACCGTCGAACAGGGCACCCTCAGGCTCACCGGCCCTTTCAGCAGCGCCACCGCCGCACAGGTCATGCCCGGAGCCACCCTGAAGATCGAAGGCGGCAGCCTCGCCACTGACGCGACGAAGATCGCCAGCGGCGCATCCTGTTCCGGCTACGGCACCCTCGCCTCCGACTTCGTCCACGATGGCACCTTCGACGGCCGCGGCTATCTCACCGGCACGCCTGGCATTCTAACAGTTCAAGGCAGTGCCTTCCTCGGCAGCACCTCGCTCACCCGCCTTCGCAGCGGTGCTTCCTCCGACCTCATCGCCATCACCGGCGACCTCACCCTCGGCGGCACCGTCCAGGTCGCGCTCGCTCCCGGCACCGCCTTCGGCCGCTATCCTCTCTTCACCTACGGCGGTACCCTCAGCGGCAGCGCCACTCTAGCAGGCATCCCAGTCGGGACCACCGCCCACCTCTCCACCACCACCGCCGGACAAGTCACCCTCGTCATCGATGACACCGACGAAGACGGCCTGCCGGATTCATGGGAACAAGCCAACTTCGGCAACCTCACCCAAACCGCAAACGGCGATAAAGACGGCGACGGCACCTCGAACCTCGCCGAGTATCGCCTCGGCCTGAATCCCTCCAGCGGCACCAGCTCCTTCAAGTCCACCGTCTCCCCCAACGGCCGCACCATCACCTGGCCCAGCGCCAACGGCATCGTCTTCACCGTGAAGCGCAGCCTCACCCTCGGCGAAGCCTCCTGGCAAACCCTAGGTACCGTCACCGGCACCGCCGCCACCACCGCCTCCTTCACCGACCCCACTTCCTTCGGCAAAGCCTTCTACAAGGTCGAGTTCACGCCGTAG
- a CDS encoding sialate O-acetylesterase, translating into MRIPLRLLLTACLGMAASAWAKPTLYIIGDSTVRNQTAGQRGWGDPLVAHFDPAKIDVINRAIGGRSSRTFVTEGRWDAVMANLKAGDYVVMQFGHNDGGPLNDERCRASIKGTGEETEDIVRKTDQQPETVHTYGWYLRKFVTDTKSKGATPIVLSLIPRNIWKDGRVGRSTSDYGLWAKQVADQAGAPFIDFNNLLADRYDTLGEEKTTAIFANGDHTHPNPEGAELNATVLTEALRKTDLANYLLPADLWLPHVFSDHMVLQRDTANPLWGTTRAGSPVTATIAGKTATTTASADGKFRLDLPALPAGGPFTIEVKTSDASRTFSDVLVGEVWLCSGQSNMDFSVAKTAKRYFAGTTNWEQEVAQANHPQIREFKAEFTPREDPQPDVEGAWKPCTPETAGDFSAVAYFFARELQKELNIPIGLVTTSYGASTAEAWISKDKLVADSTLKPLQETFWKKFIAYRDNAKLFEDYGNAMTKWAASDKKKKGPGHPDPIRDQHNPAVLYNGMIAPLVPYGIRGAIWYQGESNVNVRQLYPALQRTLIEDWRARWNRGDFPFLFVQLAANKAPGPDPASSSLASMREAQATSLTLPHTGMAVTIDIGDEKDVHPRNKQDVGARLARLALHDTYCKKDVIPCGPVFKMSEIEDGRVVLHFDHVGTGLVAKDGALKQFAIAGDDRKFVWADAEIDDEDKVIVSSPTIPRPAYVRYAWADNPAGANLFNSAGLPAAPFRTDP; encoded by the coding sequence ATGCGAATCCCACTCCGCCTGCTCCTCACGGCCTGCCTCGGCATGGCCGCCAGCGCCTGGGCGAAACCCACCCTCTACATCATCGGCGACTCCACCGTGCGGAATCAGACCGCAGGCCAGCGCGGCTGGGGCGATCCCCTCGTGGCTCATTTCGACCCCGCCAAGATCGACGTCATCAACCGCGCCATCGGCGGCCGCAGCAGCCGCACCTTCGTCACCGAGGGCCGTTGGGATGCCGTCATGGCGAACCTCAAGGCCGGCGACTACGTCGTCATGCAGTTCGGCCACAATGACGGCGGCCCGCTCAATGACGAACGCTGCCGCGCCTCCATCAAGGGCACCGGCGAGGAAACCGAGGACATCGTCCGCAAGACCGACCAACAGCCCGAAACCGTCCACACCTACGGCTGGTATCTCCGCAAATTCGTCACCGACACCAAGTCAAAGGGCGCCACGCCCATCGTCCTCTCCCTCATCCCGCGGAACATCTGGAAAGACGGCCGCGTCGGTCGCAGCACCAGTGACTACGGCCTCTGGGCCAAGCAAGTCGCCGACCAAGCCGGCGCTCCCTTCATCGACTTCAATAACCTCCTCGCCGACCGCTACGACACCCTCGGCGAGGAAAAGACCACCGCCATCTTCGCGAATGGCGACCACACCCACCCGAATCCCGAAGGCGCCGAACTCAACGCCACCGTCCTGACCGAAGCACTCCGCAAGACCGACCTCGCGAACTACCTCCTCCCCGCCGATCTCTGGCTCCCTCACGTCTTCAGCGACCACATGGTCCTCCAGCGCGACACCGCGAATCCACTCTGGGGCACCACCCGAGCCGGCTCACCCGTCACCGCCACCATCGCTGGAAAGACCGCCACCACCACCGCCTCTGCCGATGGCAAATTCCGCCTCGATCTTCCCGCCCTGCCCGCAGGCGGCCCATTCACCATCGAGGTGAAAACCTCCGATGCCTCTCGTACGTTCTCCGATGTCCTCGTCGGCGAGGTCTGGCTCTGCTCCGGCCAGTCGAACATGGACTTCAGCGTCGCCAAGACCGCCAAGCGCTACTTCGCCGGCACCACCAATTGGGAACAGGAAGTCGCCCAGGCGAACCACCCGCAGATCCGCGAGTTCAAGGCCGAGTTCACCCCGCGCGAAGACCCGCAGCCGGACGTGGAAGGCGCATGGAAACCCTGCACTCCCGAGACCGCCGGCGACTTCTCCGCCGTCGCCTACTTCTTCGCCCGCGAGCTCCAGAAGGAACTCAATATTCCCATCGGCCTCGTCACCACCTCCTACGGCGCCAGCACCGCCGAAGCCTGGATCAGCAAGGACAAGCTCGTCGCCGATTCCACCCTCAAGCCACTTCAGGAAACCTTCTGGAAGAAGTTCATCGCCTACCGCGACAATGCGAAACTCTTCGAAGACTACGGCAATGCGATGACCAAGTGGGCAGCCTCCGACAAAAAGAAAAAAGGCCCCGGCCATCCCGATCCCATCCGCGACCAGCACAATCCCGCCGTGCTCTACAATGGCATGATCGCCCCGCTCGTCCCCTACGGCATCCGCGGCGCCATCTGGTATCAAGGCGAGTCGAACGTGAACGTCCGCCAGCTCTACCCCGCCCTCCAACGCACCCTCATCGAGGACTGGCGCGCCCGCTGGAACCGCGGCGATTTCCCCTTCCTCTTCGTCCAGCTCGCCGCGAACAAAGCCCCGGGCCCCGACCCCGCCTCCAGCAGCCTCGCCTCCATGCGCGAGGCCCAGGCCACCTCGCTCACCCTGCCCCACACCGGCATGGCCGTCACCATCGACATCGGCGATGAAAAGGACGTCCACCCGCGCAATAAGCAGGACGTCGGCGCACGCCTCGCCCGCCTCGCGTTGCACGATACCTACTGCAAGAAGGACGTCATCCCCTGCGGCCCCGTCTTCAAGATGTCCGAGATCGAAGACGGCCGCGTCGTCCTCCACTTCGACCACGTCGGCACCGGCCTCGTCGCCAAGGACGGCGCCCTCAAGCAATTCGCCATCGCCGGCGACGACCGCAAGTTCGTCTGGGCCGATGCCGAGATCGATGACGAGGACAAGGTCATCGTCTCCAGCCCCACCATCCCCCGCCCCGCCTACGTCCGCTACGCCTGGGCCGACAACCCCGCCGGCGCCAATCTCTTCAACTCCGCCGGGCTCCCCGCCGCGCCTTTCCGCACCGATCCCTGA
- a CDS encoding DUF7716 domain-containing protein, whose amino-acid sequence MTLFQIITAVRAGEGSESQWLLIVGDAKNLSGETECELAKMDFDEDLDEEVYPPGFKERGLYSTVDYQTLQDCIQWADRLAGCPDEAAACEVIRYYIRFDAWPDRLGAPDPPPWEETQARLDREFYDSLGQERPGTQCRREGCSGGAVVFSAFCRVHQFENVKKRPCPFAD is encoded by the coding sequence ATGACGTTGTTTCAAATCATCACTGCGGTCCGTGCGGGAGAAGGCTCCGAAAGCCAGTGGCTGCTGATCGTGGGAGATGCGAAGAATCTCTCTGGCGAGACGGAATGCGAATTGGCCAAGATGGATTTCGACGAGGATCTCGACGAAGAGGTCTATCCGCCCGGATTCAAAGAACGTGGCCTTTATTCGACCGTCGATTACCAAACGCTGCAGGATTGTATCCAATGGGCGGACCGATTGGCAGGTTGCCCCGATGAGGCTGCGGCTTGTGAGGTGATCCGCTACTACATCCGGTTCGATGCGTGGCCGGACCGGCTCGGTGCTCCGGATCCGCCGCCATGGGAGGAGACTCAAGCTCGGCTGGACCGGGAGTTCTACGACTCCCTGGGGCAGGAACGTCCGGGGACCCAATGCCGCCGCGAGGGATGCAGCGGGGGAGCGGTGGTGTTCAGCGCGTTCTGCCGTGTTCACCAGTTTGAGAACGTGAAGAAGCGGCCTTGTCCGTTTGCGGATTGA